AAACGCTTGGGGCTGATGGAAACACAACAGCTTCGAGGGCATCTGTGTCTTCTAGATAACCCGGGAGCGGGCGGGCAGCACCTAAGTCCCGCGGCAGCGCcggtggaagaaaaaaaccaaaaccaaaacaaaaaaccaacagcCTGAGCGGACTCCGCTGCAACACGAGCACCGCTGATGTGCGCGTTGCTCAGGCCTGAAACACGAAGAGGCAGCCGAAGAGGAGCAGCTTGCTCACCTGGGGGCCGTGCCTGCGGCCACGGCGCCGGTTCGGCGGGGAATCGTGCCCCCCGGTGGCCGCCAGCCGCacagcccggccgccgcgcccccgacggggcggcccacgcccccggccccggccgccgcgggagcgCAGCGGCACGCACCGCGCCCGCCCAGCGCCGCTTACCGAGGCTTCACCGCCTGGGAGCTAGTCTGCACCCTCAGCTGTACGAGCTGCCGCGGTGATGTAGGAAGGAAACacaaaaaggaggggaaagaaccGGAACACAGCTCGTGCTCTGGGATGCCTCATCTTCTCTCCGCCAGTTCGCTGCTCCTGGCTACGAGTTTGTACCAGACCACTGTGGCAGGTCTCAGGTAACTTCCTCATGTGCTTTGAATACGGAGCAAACTGTAGCATAATCGCAAGTGTTCTCTTGTTCCTTTTGAAGGGACCAGGCCTCGACCAGGCTTTCACCTAGCATCTTTAGGAATTAAAATGCTCTGCTGTGGAAATCAGCGGAGAAATTTCAATTGGTTTCAGTGGGCCTCAAAACAGATCTGGCCTCAAAACAGATCTTATCGTACAGCTCCTAAGGAAATGACAAACTGGAGGCTTCCACATTAACGAATTGGGAGTCGGAAAGCCCGTCTCTCTGTGTGCATATACACATTAGTTACATTATGGAATATCCCCCAAAATCCCCACCAGTgaaaaaattttgcattttaccATAATGAATAGCTTTTGTATGTCTATGTAGCATCATTAATGTAGAACTGCCTATTGCAACTCAGttttcatgtgtgtgtgcacacattaCACACATGAAAACTGTTGTACTTGTGACTAGCAGATCTTGCATACATTAGTTCTTAAACTTGCCCACTAATTTATAAACAGGCAAACAAAATAAACACTTTCATTCATTCTTAaccaaaaaacagagaaagaagcaaGCTGACAGTCCAGTCCCCTCCAAAGCGGTGAGATTTTCTGCCTGGGGCTAATGTAGGGCCTGCTTATCCCAGCCTCAGACTGTCTGACGGGGCGTCTGCACAAAGACCAGAATACTGCTGGAGACATCTCATCCAAGTGCTTCCCTATGATCAGCCATGAATTTTGCTTCAAGGGAAATACGATCAAGGTCACACTAACCACTGCAGCCCAGCTCTTTCAGTCACTCTGTTAAGGTTTCATCTTCCTAGGAGTTTGTAATTTATTTAGGTCCAAATTCACACCCACACCTGTAATCTAAGTGGTTACTGTAACAAAGTTAGGTGTTACTGCACAGATGACAGAATGATGGAGTTTTCTCTTCAGGTTgtcctggcagtgccctgggtaAGGGCTGATCCTGCAACACATATTTTCCTTAGATGAGGTTCAGGAAGGCCTGCCAGAATGGAGAGACCCATGCAGACCTGGAAAGGCCTGGGAGTTGCTCGCATCTCTGCTTGCCACCTCCGAAGAGCAGAGAGGGGCTCAGAGCCTCAGGCCATGCCTCTGCACGGCAGAGAACAGGCCATGGCAGCCTTCCTCCTGTGCTCCAGAGCAGCCTGCAGTTCTAGCAGAGTGGCTTTTGGAGGTTCAAaaagatcatttaacactgcctgAATAAACAGTGATTACTGTTTTAATGAGAAATGCAAAGCCCCTCACTCCACTCCCCACCCAATGttgtgtatttcaaaataaaccagAAGAAGTTGAATTGATTTTCTTTAAACCCTGCAGAGTGCCcgttccccttccctcccaacACAAGCACATGCACGCACACTTCAAACGACCAACAGCACACACACTCacagaaatacacaaacacaccCCTGGAACACGTACGCACAGAAaaccctgtctctctctctctttctctcacacacactcaTGCATACGAATCTCTGACACATCCATCCCCTCTCCAGCACCGACTCTCTTTCTGCCATACACGCTGGCACAAGGCAGGGTCACTGCCCTCTGGCAGGCCTGCACAGAGGGTCCagtggggggtccctggggctcaAAACCAGCCCACTCCCACCACTGGCACAGTGCAGGCCACCCAGCTTCTCCAGTCCTGTGGTGGGTGCTAGTGGCAAGATCATGGGCTTGGTTTCCTTTGGTCCTGAGCGCGCGACCTGtgagaaaaagataaaacaacaacaacaacaagatgATGGGGTTTGCTGAGTAATCATCACTTACACAGCAGTGTGCAGGTCCCGGGTAGCGCTGTACATATTCTGCTGACTACTGCTGGTTGCTTTTGCTGCAGTtgcctcctctgcatgctctgttCCTGACCCTCAGTGATCAGGTGGCATTGCACATCCCGCTTGAAGGTCAGCCCTGACCCGGGTGAGCCATGCCTCTTGCTGAAGGCCCAAGGCCAAGTTTGCTGATGTCAGGCTCCACCTTTTACGCGTGGTCCTGGTGTCCTATTCCTGATTAGGTAACAACTACTACATTTGATTTTGCACTCCAATGTTTTTTCTGTAATAGGAAGGGGGGAGAGACAGCagaaggaaggcaggaaaaaagtgACAAGGCTTTTGCCAGCCCCACTTATGTAGTTCCCAAAAAGCCTGCTGCCAAAGCAGAAGTGCATTGTGAAGACAGGCCCTCTTTATAACGCTTGCCCATAAGGAGCTCCTTTTCTTTCTGAGTCTCCAGGGCTGCCTAGGGATGCTCACTGCCACAGCTTCCAGCCTTTGCTGGGGGATGACACTGTCCAACATCCCAGAGGAGCATCAGGGCTCTGGGCACGGCCAAAATAATtggtgagagggagagggagTGACAGCCAGCTCTTCCTACCTTGGGGGGAGCAGCTGTCGCAAATGTAAGACCCAGATCTTCCCACGTGGGCTGTGGTGTTAAGGTGGAGGGACAGGCCTATCGGTCACTCCACACATGGCAGGGGGACTTGTTCCCACGCACGATGGGTCTGTGTGCCTGCACGCTTTCCCTCTTCTGAATGTCACCCCTCTGCTTCGTTGCTCGCTCGCTGCGTTGGCTCAAAGGCCGAGATAGCAAAGCCCACACGCTGCCCAGCGGTTCAGCGGCGAGGCAGCGGCCGCCCTGTGCCGACGGGCGCAGCGGGCAGCAGCCGGGTCCCCagccagccgggccgggccgggccgggcatcACCcaccgccgcggggcagcggctcaCCCGGCCGGCGGCTCTCGGGGTCCCGGCCTCTCGCAGCGCCCGCAGCGGGAGGCCTCTCTGCAGCGAGCGAGCCCACGCTCAGGGGGGAGCGACGGCCCTTTCCTGCCGGAGCCGAGGGCAGTGCTCTTCAAGGAGCCCCGTTTTGTCCCTCTCAGCGTTATCATTTCTCTGTGATTTCGCTCGCCCTTTTCGTCTTCCCACCTCCAGCACGGCTCGGGGagcggctgcgctgccccggcgctTGCCCCCTTTGCCCGACCCAAGAGACGCTGCCAGGCCGGCGCTGGAGGGGAGCCATCCTCTCGCGGGGAGCCGCCGTGCTGCACCGCCCCAGTCGTTAGCGGGTGGCAACGCCGGGTTTTCTGTTCCAGGCTTTCCACGTTTGAGCCTGAGCTGTTGTTCAAAAGACTCAGcacctgctctgtgctgccagcgAGGGGAGAGGCGGCAAGaaggcgggggagggggagaaaatgGCTTTGGCTGCAAAcataaaagagaatttaaaacaaGTAAGCTGGGTTCCCGGGAAGGGCCGGACCTGGGCGCCTGCGGGGAGGCAAACTGAAGCGGGTGCTCAGCGGCCGGAGGCGAGGCAGGGAGGCTCCGCACACCCGGCTTGCCAGGTCGGAGACTGCGGGGACTCGGGTCCTCCTGGGTTTCCCTGCAGAGGAGCTCGGGGACCGCTGCATATGTATAAAGCCAGCGTTTGGTTTTCCCGCTGCTTCCACCTCTGAAGACGGCTTTCTACGAGGGCGCCCCTGCAGCCTGACTGGGCAAGGCTGCCCCGTCCTCCCCCTCCGGCCCGCAAAGGCTGCGCTCCCGCGGAAAGGGGGACCCCGAGGGGCcccgggggcggcagcgcggcgtgTGCGGGAGAGGCAGAGAGTCGGGATGTCGGTGGATgctgcccccctcctccctcccgtCCTCTGAAAGCCGTGCCCGCTGCGGCGGGGAAAGTCCGAGGGATGCAGGCTGCCCTCCGGCTGCCGAGGGCCAGCCGCCCCCGAGCACACAGAGCCAGAGGCCGCTCCCCCCGCGGAGCTGTGCGCAGGGTGCGCGGccaccccgcgccgccccgccccccgcgcccccccgcccggcccagAGCGGAGCGCAAACCGGGGCAGCCCGAAAAAGGAACCGcggagagggaaaaggagaaagggtCTGGGGCAAGgatgtaagtgtgtgtgtggagggggaggctaGACCACTTGTGAATGGCTTGAAAAAATAATTGGGGGAGGGCGTGGAGGGAGGGAAGCGGAAACTTTCCTATAAAACTCAGCAAAAGTCCCTCCTCTCCACGTCAGGCCAATGACACTGCTGCCCCCAAACTTTCCGCCAGCAGGAGCTATAAGAACCTCCAAGTCTTCAACTTTCTCCCAATCCCAGACACCTCGAAGGGGCTCCAAGGAGGGATcgggagggatttttttttggttggcgtttttttttctcttggatccTGATgccgtcccccctccccccaaagtgaggtcctccccccctccctccctcctcctcctcctcgcaggcCAGCGAAGCAGCCGATCAAGGGGGAGCTGGCGGGTTAGGTGCCcccctcttctccctgccctcccccccctcccggcCCGCTTCTTGTGTCTCCCCCCAGAGATGATGCAGCAGGACGAGTCAAACTCGCCAGTCTCCCCCGCCGACGACAGCTTGAGCAACAGCGAAGAGGAGCCGGaccggcagcagctgcccagcggCAAGAGAGGGGGACGCAAGCGGCGCTCCAGCCGGCGCAGCGCCGGCGGCGCCGTCGGGGCCGCGGAGGAGCCCTGCAGCCCGGCGCAGGGCAAGCGGGGCAAGAAgtgcggggcgggcgcgggcggcgggggcggcggcagcagcagcggcggcggcagcccccagTCCTACGAGGAGCTGCAGACCCAGCGGGTCATGGCCAACGTGCGGGAGCGGCAGCGCACGCAGTCGCTGAACGAAGCCTTCGCCGCCCTGCGGAAGATCATCCCCACGCTGCCCTCGGACAAGCTGAGCAAGATCCAGACCCTCAAGCTGGCGGCCAGGTACATCGACTTCCTCTACCAGGTCTTACAGAGCGACGAGCTGGACTCCAAGATGGCAAGCTGCAGCTATGTGGCCCACGAGCGGCTCAGCTACGCCTTCTccgtgtggaggatggagggCGCCTGGTCCATGTCCGCATCCCACTAGCAggcggcgtcccccccccccgcatccccccgGCAGGAGCCCTAGGTAAGCGGGACCCCGGCTCGGCGGGGagggccgcgggcgccggcggcgccgTGGGCCGGGCACGAGTGGcccgcgcccccgcggcgcctcggggcggggggcgagcgAGGGCCCTGCCTGTCCTGCAGGGCCCGGCCGTGCGCgccggccgcggagcggggccgcggaaCCTGCGCCCCGGGCGGGCCCGAGGAGCGCGGCGGGCCGCGGGCCGCGGGTGCGGGACGCTGCCGCAGGCCCGGCCgcggcgagggggcggcggggacgcggcggggacGCGGCCCCCGAAGCCGGACGGGGCCGGCCGAGAGCGCTTTTTCGCCAAGCGCTGTGGGGCCTGCCGGGCTGCTGGGACGGCTCCTAGCGCAGCTAGTATTTTGAAGTGAATCCACGTCCGCTGCGCGCTTCCCGATGTGCATTTCCTacggccccagcagcccccttCCCCTCGGCCCTGATACCGCTAGCTGGTCGAGCTGGGGTGTCCCGTAGTCTTTGCACCGCATGCACGACAGAGGCACACGCTCCCTCCTTTTCTGCGTTCATGCACGGTATATACGTTTccatagagagagagaggtatAGATATATCTGTCTTTCATTTCAGTAACAAGCTTTCCGCCCTCTCTGGGTTTTTGCAGATGACATTGTTCCCACAGAAGGAGAAAATGGACAATCTAGAGACTCTGAAGTTGGATACCATTTTTGCTTCTTGTCTAGAAAAATATACCAAGGATTTCTTGGAAATTAGAAGAGCTTTATCCAAATTCAAAGCAGGGCGTGGGGAGCacttaaagaaagagaaagagacaaGGGCTTTGGACAGTGACTACCCGTTGGGCGTCCGTACAATCCACACATCTCTGCATTCTGATAGAAGTCTGAATcgttcgttttttttttttttttattttgacgAAGAATGTtggaatttaacttttttttatttgccttttttgcatGCATTCC
This Dromaius novaehollandiae isolate bDroNov1 chromosome 2, bDroNov1.hap1, whole genome shotgun sequence DNA region includes the following protein-coding sequences:
- the TWIST1 gene encoding twist-related protein 1 isoform X2, with translation MMQQDESNSPVSPADDSLSNSEEEPDRQQLPSGKRGGRKRRSSRRSAGGAVGAAEEPCSPAQGKRGKKCGAGAGGGGGGSSSGGGSPQSYEELQTQRVMANVRERQRTQSLNEAFAALRKIIPTLPSDKLSKIQTLKLAARYIDFLYQVLQSDELDSKMASCSYVAHERLSYAFSVWRMEGAWSMSASH
- the TWIST1 gene encoding twist-related protein 1 isoform X1, with translation MTLLPPNFPPAGAIRTSKSSTFSQSQTPRRGSKEGSGGIFFWLAFFFLLDPDAVPPPPKVRSSPPPSLLLLLAGQRSSRSRGSWRVRCPPLLPALPPLPARFLCLPPEMMQQDESNSPVSPADDSLSNSEEEPDRQQLPSGKRGGRKRRSSRRSAGGAVGAAEEPCSPAQGKRGKKCGAGAGGGGGGSSSGGGSPQSYEELQTQRVMANVRERQRTQSLNEAFAALRKIIPTLPSDKLSKIQTLKLAARYIDFLYQVLQSDELDSKMASCSYVAHERLSYAFSVWRMEGAWSMSASH